A genomic segment from Gilvibacter sp. SZ-19 encodes:
- a CDS encoding glycoside hydrolase family 32 protein, producing the protein MRYLSFFLFVLLVGCKDASQNTAEVAPQFTSNYDEPYRLQYHFSPPAKWMNDPNGLVYNDGVYHLFYQYYPDDIVWGPMHWGHATSTDMVHWEHKPIALYPDEHGLIFSGSAVVDHNNTSGFGKDGIAPLVAIFTYHLMEGEQAGRTDYQTQGIAYSLDNGDTWTKYEGNPVIGNDGIKDFRDPKVFWDKTTEQWVMVLVAGDHAKFYRSSNLKDWIHMSDFGKDKGAHGGVWECPDLFKLRIQGSYDARWVLLISINPGAPNGGSGTQYFIGDWDGETFTTDQEEPLWIDYGTDNYAGVTYNNEPNQERLFIGWMSNWNYARNTPTEVWRSSMTLPRSLKLKEFKEGLRLTNYPYDKVDTLVYDREPVYAADAPGQVYFDSVPLNQHRIQFKAPANETTFFILSNDKREEIELGFFPQDSLMTFDRTQSGLVDFEPSFGAERHSQPFTPNGEEMDVTVYIDASSIEVFVDWGRYVFTEQIFPTIPYDEVQVVNQSKSGIRNFRIDSIPSIWK; encoded by the coding sequence ATGCGATATCTCTCTTTTTTCCTTTTTGTATTGCTTGTGGGATGCAAAGACGCTTCGCAAAATACTGCGGAGGTAGCTCCGCAATTCACCTCCAATTATGATGAACCTTATCGCCTACAATATCATTTCTCACCACCTGCCAAATGGATGAACGATCCCAACGGCTTGGTATACAATGATGGCGTTTATCATTTGTTCTATCAGTATTATCCGGATGATATTGTTTGGGGGCCGATGCATTGGGGCCATGCCACCAGTACAGATATGGTGCATTGGGAGCACAAGCCCATTGCCTTGTACCCCGATGAGCACGGACTCATTTTCTCCGGAAGCGCTGTGGTAGATCACAACAACACTTCAGGCTTCGGAAAAGACGGTATAGCACCACTGGTCGCTATTTTCACCTACCACCTCATGGAAGGCGAACAAGCCGGTAGAACAGATTATCAGACCCAAGGTATTGCCTACAGTTTAGACAATGGCGACACCTGGACCAAATACGAAGGCAATCCTGTTATTGGCAACGACGGAATTAAAGATTTTAGAGACCCAAAAGTATTTTGGGACAAGACCACCGAGCAGTGGGTCATGGTTCTGGTGGCTGGAGATCATGCTAAATTTTATAGATCTTCCAACTTAAAAGATTGGATACACATGAGCGATTTTGGCAAAGACAAGGGCGCTCACGGCGGAGTTTGGGAATGTCCAGATCTGTTCAAGCTTCGCATTCAGGGTTCTTATGATGCACGCTGGGTATTGCTTATCAGTATAAATCCCGGGGCACCAAACGGAGGTTCAGGCACCCAGTATTTTATTGGCGATTGGGACGGAGAGACCTTTACCACAGATCAAGAAGAACCCCTTTGGATAGACTACGGTACAGACAACTATGCGGGCGTTACCTATAATAATGAGCCTAATCAGGAGCGACTATTCATAGGCTGGATGAGCAATTGGAATTACGCGCGCAACACCCCAACTGAAGTATGGCGCAGTTCTATGACCTTGCCGCGCAGCCTTAAACTTAAAGAATTTAAAGAAGGGCTTCGCCTAACCAATTATCCTTATGACAAGGTAGATACCTTGGTCTATGATCGCGAACCGGTTTATGCTGCAGATGCTCCAGGGCAAGTCTACTTTGACTCGGTTCCATTGAATCAGCATAGAATTCAGTTTAAGGCTCCTGCCAATGAGACGACCTTCTTTATTTTAAGCAATGACAAACGCGAAGAGATAGAACTGGGTTTCTTTCCACAAGACAGTCTCATGACCTTTGATAGAACCCAAAGCGGTCTTGTAGACTTTGAGCCTTCTTTTGGGGCAGAACGCCACAGCCAACCCTTTACTCCCAATGGAGAAGAGATGGATGTTACGGTCTATATCGATGCTTCTTCCATTGAGGTTTTTGTGGACTGGGGGCGCTATGTCTTTACCGAACAAATTTTTCCCACCATACCTTATGATGAGGTGCAGGTGGTTAACCAAAGCAAGTCCGGCATACGAAACTTTCGGATAGATTCCATTCCAAGCATTTGGAAATAA
- a CDS encoding sugar porter family MFS transporter, which yields MNKIVIWSVTVALAGFLFGFDTVVISGANKPIQELWNTSPLFHGTFIMSMALWGTVLGSLTGGIPTKRLGRKKTLFWIGVLFFISAVGSALAADPYSFSFFRFIGGVGVGVSSVAAPIYISEITSAKNRGKMVALYQFCLVFGILVAFISNWLLKGFDGANDWRWMLGVEALPALLYTIMVLKVPNSPRWLAIHKKDDQGALGILETIYSAADKAKNVLQEIKQDLLQPKTSEKLFQKKYKRVLWLGFLIAFFNQLSGINFVLYYAPQILEQAGLGGEESLFNSIAIGIVNLVFTLIGVRLIDKLGRRQLIIIGSIGYIVSLIMVGWCFYSNASPAMLLTFICIFIASHAIGQGAVIWVFISEIFPNRVRAYGQSWGTSTHWVFAALITLITPFFIDEQEGILRDSLWYIYYFFAGMMVLQLLWAIFKMPETKGVSLEDLEKKLVDEEA from the coding sequence ATGAACAAAATTGTAATATGGTCGGTCACAGTGGCCTTGGCCGGTTTTCTCTTCGGATTCGATACCGTTGTGATCAGTGGAGCGAACAAACCTATCCAAGAACTTTGGAACACCTCACCCTTATTTCACGGAACCTTTATCATGTCTATGGCATTATGGGGCACCGTTTTGGGTTCCCTTACCGGAGGGATCCCCACCAAGAGATTAGGTAGAAAAAAGACCCTGTTTTGGATCGGGGTGCTGTTTTTTATCTCGGCAGTAGGAAGCGCCTTGGCGGCCGATCCGTATTCGTTCTCGTTCTTTAGATTTATTGGTGGAGTTGGCGTAGGAGTATCTTCCGTTGCTGCACCGATCTATATTTCTGAGATCACCTCTGCAAAGAACCGCGGTAAGATGGTAGCCCTATACCAGTTCTGTCTGGTTTTTGGAATTTTGGTCGCCTTTATTTCCAATTGGTTGCTCAAAGGCTTCGATGGTGCCAACGATTGGCGTTGGATGCTCGGGGTAGAAGCCTTGCCGGCCTTGTTGTATACCATCATGGTATTAAAAGTGCCCAACAGTCCGCGTTGGTTGGCCATTCACAAAAAGGACGACCAAGGCGCTCTAGGCATTTTAGAAACTATCTACTCCGCAGCAGATAAGGCAAAAAATGTCTTACAAGAAATAAAACAAGATCTGCTTCAGCCCAAAACCAGTGAAAAACTGTTTCAGAAGAAATACAAGCGTGTACTTTGGTTAGGCTTCTTGATCGCCTTTTTTAACCAACTCAGTGGAATCAACTTTGTGCTGTACTATGCGCCGCAGATCTTGGAGCAAGCCGGTTTAGGAGGAGAAGAGTCGCTATTTAACTCCATCGCCATAGGGATCGTGAATTTGGTCTTTACCCTTATAGGAGTTCGTCTAATAGATAAACTAGGACGCAGACAACTCATCATTATAGGTTCCATAGGTTATATTGTTAGTTTGATCATGGTCGGATGGTGTTTCTATTCAAATGCTTCTCCAGCCATGCTGCTTACCTTTATATGTATTTTCATCGCTTCGCATGCTATTGGACAGGGTGCGGTAATTTGGGTTTTCATTTCAGAGATCTTCCCCAATCGCGTTCGTGCATACGGGCAGAGTTGGGGCACGAGTACCCATTGGGTGTTTGCCGCATTGATCACGCTGATCACCCCATTCTTTATCGATGAACAAGAAGGAATTCTCAGAGATTCCTTATGGTATATCTATTATTTCTTTGCCGGTATGATGGTCTTGCAATTGCTCTGGGCGATCTTTAAAATGCCAGAGACCAAAGGCGTGTCTTTAGAAGACTTGGAGAAAAAGCTT